The Elaeis guineensis isolate ETL-2024a chromosome 14, EG11, whole genome shotgun sequence genome has a segment encoding these proteins:
- the LOC105057137 gene encoding LIMR family protein Os06g0128200 isoform X2: MGDFNLALVIVAVVVSALVLLVSVYLLVNYQHPDDVNQAYFPKLVVVLGLSIAAISILMLPADVANRQACRHAIYNGACNLTLPMKTLWLAVYIADAVLVFFIIPFAMFYYEGDQDKSVAKRLKSALLWVVTSAIVCGLILGILYALVGKVDFTVRHLSSSVRSFPNSWTGLSSSQPCLTPLIRQCAAYTASAASEKTWTMRTTFPEYVVALATVVGSVLFAEATELGKKARELKKAAEALHQEERNGNKGRKWRKNVKAVEKELLLLEDDTKALEEMYPQGEKAETAWALTVLGYLGKLVLGIVGLIVSVAWVAHIVIYLLIDPPLSSFLNEVFIKLDDVWGLLGTAAFAFFCFYLLLAVIAGAMMLGLRLIFITIHPMKWGGTLMNSFLFNVGLILLCSMSVIQFCATAFGYYAQATAAQEIFGHTLQSLRGIKYLYKYNVFQYAFVALGVITLFYYAAFGWKKRRPSGRFQLSG, encoded by the exons ATGGGGGATTTCAATTTGGCGCTGGTGATCGTGGCGGTGGTGGTTTCTGCTCTGGTCCTTCTGGTTAGCGTCTACTTGTTGGTGAACTACCAGCATCCGGACGATGTGAACCAGGCCTACTTCCCTAAGCTGGTGGTGGTTCTTGGCCTCTCGATCGCCGCCATCTCCATCTTGATGCTGCCGGCCGACGTCGCCAACCGGCAGGCGTGCCGGCACGCCATTTACAATGGTGCCTGTAATCTCACTCTCCCAATGAAGACCCTCTGGCTCGCCGTCTACATTGCCGATGCCGTTCTCGTCTTCTTCATCATCCCCTTTGCCATGTTCTACTACGAGGGCGACCAGGACAA GAGTGTGGCGAAGAGGCTGAAGAGCGCTTTGCTGTGGGTTGTGACCTCCGCCATCGTTTGTGGACTTATTCTTGGCATTCTCTACG CTCTTGTAGGTAAAGTGGACTTCACAGTCAGGCACCTCTCTTCATCCGTAAGAAGCTTCCCAAATTCTTGGACAGGATTATCAAGCAGTCAACCTTGTTTAACTCCATTGATTCGTCAG TGTGCTGCATATACAGCAAGTGCTGCTTCAGAAAAAACTTGGACAATGCGCACCACCTTTCCAGAATATGTGGTTGCTCTTGCAACAGTTGTTGGATCAGTGTTATTCGCG GAAGCAACTGAATTGGGAAAGAAAGCTAGAGAATTGAAGAAAGCAGCAGAAGCCCTTCATCAAGAAGAGCGAAATGGTAACAAGGGGAGAAAATGGCGTAAAAATGTAAAAGCTGTTGAAAAG GAGTTGCTTCTCTTGGAAGATGATACGAAAGCTTTGGAGGAAATGTATCCTCAAGGAGAAAAG GCAGAGACTGCTTGGGCTCTAACTGTCCTGGGTTACTTGGGAAAACTTGTTTTGGGGATTGTCGG GTTGATTGTTTCGGTGGCTTGGGTTGCACACATCGTCATATATCTATTGATCGACCCTCCTCTTTCCTCTTTCCTAAATGAAGTCTTCATCAAATTGGATGATGTCTGGG GTCTTCTAGGTACTGCAGCATTTGCATTTTTCTGCTTCTACCTTCTGCTTGCAGTGATTGCTGGGGCAATGATGCTTGGTCTGAGATTAATCTTTATTACCATTCACCCAATGAA GTGGGGAGGAACCCTGATGAACTCTTTTCTCTTTAATGTCGGACTCATTCTACTTTGCTCCATGAG TGTGATTCAATTCTGTGCTACAGCCTTCGGTTACTATGCACAAGCAACCGCTGCTCAGGAGATATTTGGCCACACCTTGCAGTCTCTTCGTGGAATCAAGTATCTGTACAA GTATAACGTATTCCAATATGCATTTGTCGCTCTGGGAGTAATCACTCTTTTCTACTATGCTGCATTT GGATGGAAAAAGAGAAGACCAAGTGGCAGGTTCCAGCTTTCCGGTTGA
- the LOC105057137 gene encoding LIMR family protein Os06g0128200 isoform X1: MGDFNLALVIVAVVVSALVLLVSVYLLVNYQHPDDVNQAYFPKLVVVLGLSIAAISILMLPADVANRQACRHAIYNGACNLTLPMKTLWLAVYIADAVLVFFIIPFAMFYYEGDQDKSVAKRLKSALLWVVTSAIVCGLILGILYALVGKVDFTVRHLSSSVRSFPNSWTGLSSSQPCLTPLIRQCAAYTASAASEKTWTMRTTFPEYVVALATVVGSVLFAIFGGVGIACLPLGLIFAFIRRPKAVITRSQYIKEATELGKKARELKKAAEALHQEERNGNKGRKWRKNVKAVEKELLLLEDDTKALEEMYPQGEKAETAWALTVLGYLGKLVLGIVGLIVSVAWVAHIVIYLLIDPPLSSFLNEVFIKLDDVWGLLGTAAFAFFCFYLLLAVIAGAMMLGLRLIFITIHPMKWGGTLMNSFLFNVGLILLCSMSVIQFCATAFGYYAQATAAQEIFGHTLQSLRGIKYLYKYNVFQYAFVALGVITLFYYAAFGWKKRRPSGRFQLSG; the protein is encoded by the exons ATGGGGGATTTCAATTTGGCGCTGGTGATCGTGGCGGTGGTGGTTTCTGCTCTGGTCCTTCTGGTTAGCGTCTACTTGTTGGTGAACTACCAGCATCCGGACGATGTGAACCAGGCCTACTTCCCTAAGCTGGTGGTGGTTCTTGGCCTCTCGATCGCCGCCATCTCCATCTTGATGCTGCCGGCCGACGTCGCCAACCGGCAGGCGTGCCGGCACGCCATTTACAATGGTGCCTGTAATCTCACTCTCCCAATGAAGACCCTCTGGCTCGCCGTCTACATTGCCGATGCCGTTCTCGTCTTCTTCATCATCCCCTTTGCCATGTTCTACTACGAGGGCGACCAGGACAA GAGTGTGGCGAAGAGGCTGAAGAGCGCTTTGCTGTGGGTTGTGACCTCCGCCATCGTTTGTGGACTTATTCTTGGCATTCTCTACG CTCTTGTAGGTAAAGTGGACTTCACAGTCAGGCACCTCTCTTCATCCGTAAGAAGCTTCCCAAATTCTTGGACAGGATTATCAAGCAGTCAACCTTGTTTAACTCCATTGATTCGTCAG TGTGCTGCATATACAGCAAGTGCTGCTTCAGAAAAAACTTGGACAATGCGCACCACCTTTCCAGAATATGTGGTTGCTCTTGCAACAGTTGTTGGATCAGTGTTATTCGCG ATATTTGGAGGTGTTGGGATTGCTTGCCTTCCACTGGGACTCATATTTGCATTTATACGCCGGCCCAAGGCTGTCATTACTCGTTCACAATATATAAAG GAAGCAACTGAATTGGGAAAGAAAGCTAGAGAATTGAAGAAAGCAGCAGAAGCCCTTCATCAAGAAGAGCGAAATGGTAACAAGGGGAGAAAATGGCGTAAAAATGTAAAAGCTGTTGAAAAG GAGTTGCTTCTCTTGGAAGATGATACGAAAGCTTTGGAGGAAATGTATCCTCAAGGAGAAAAG GCAGAGACTGCTTGGGCTCTAACTGTCCTGGGTTACTTGGGAAAACTTGTTTTGGGGATTGTCGG GTTGATTGTTTCGGTGGCTTGGGTTGCACACATCGTCATATATCTATTGATCGACCCTCCTCTTTCCTCTTTCCTAAATGAAGTCTTCATCAAATTGGATGATGTCTGGG GTCTTCTAGGTACTGCAGCATTTGCATTTTTCTGCTTCTACCTTCTGCTTGCAGTGATTGCTGGGGCAATGATGCTTGGTCTGAGATTAATCTTTATTACCATTCACCCAATGAA GTGGGGAGGAACCCTGATGAACTCTTTTCTCTTTAATGTCGGACTCATTCTACTTTGCTCCATGAG TGTGATTCAATTCTGTGCTACAGCCTTCGGTTACTATGCACAAGCAACCGCTGCTCAGGAGATATTTGGCCACACCTTGCAGTCTCTTCGTGGAATCAAGTATCTGTACAA GTATAACGTATTCCAATATGCATTTGTCGCTCTGGGAGTAATCACTCTTTTCTACTATGCTGCATTT GGATGGAAAAAGAGAAGACCAAGTGGCAGGTTCCAGCTTTCCGGTTGA